A single region of the Branchiostoma lanceolatum isolate klBraLanc5 chromosome 1, klBraLanc5.hap2, whole genome shotgun sequence genome encodes:
- the LOC136444112 gene encoding mucin-22-like yields MKSLLAFALLGLMTRCCFVTGQTTSCVPVTTTHIVCTTTPDGPITTIGTTTDVVTTTAAVTTTTEETTTTAITTTTEVPTTTTSTTEVPTTTASTTEVPTTTASTTEVPTTTAMASTTEVSTTTASTTEVPTTTASTTEVPTTTASTTEVPTTTASTTEVPTTMASTTEVPTTMASTTEVPTTTASTTEVPNTMASTTEVPTTMASTTEVPTTTASTTEVPTTMASTTEVPTTTTSTIEVPTTMASTTEGPTTTASTTEVPTTMASTTEGPTTTASTTEVPTTMASTTEVPTTTASTTDQPTTTATTTTTEVPTSTTSATTIDLTTTTASTITADVPTTISTATTDEPSITASATTTEVPTTTASKTTTDLTSTSADLATTTASTATTDVTSRSTIDTATTADPSVTTTRSLPSTVASTATTALPSTMTGATTADLPSATASTTSADGSSATRDVTTGATGLSTITGTAASDGTSTAEDTTIVDTTSTAAGVTTTDAMLPSAATPAGLASNCSVCSANSTAATNDTCFIGPMMTMSRVCPVGVCITILREDTNGTVIIFERKCHSDACTDDNKNGVLSYTAGGETEYQKCCDDAANCNTISYNELRGTANRVVTSMAAILFGAIILLAL; encoded by the exons ATGAAGTCCCTGCTGGCGTTTGCCTTGCTTGGCCTGATGACACGCTGTTGCTTTGTTACAG GACAAACCACTTCATGTGTACCCGTCACAACTACGCATATCGTGTGCACAACCACTCCTGATGGGCCGATTACAACCATCGGAACAACTACTGATGTCGTGACAACTACGGCTGCTGTTACAACCACAACTGAGGAGACAACTACCACTGCAATCACAACTACAACGGAAGTGCCAACGACCACGACTAGTACAACTGAAGTGCCAACTACCACGGCTAGTACAACTGAAGTGCCAACTACCACAGCTAGTACAACTGAAGTGCCAACTACCACGGCCATGGCCAGTACAACTGAAGTGTCAACTACCACGGCTAGTACAACTGAAGTGCCAACTACCACGGCCAGCACAACTGAAGTGCCAACTACCACGGCTAGTACAACTGAAGTGCCAACTACCACGGCTAGTACAACTGAAGTGCCAACTACCATGGCTAGTACAACTGAAGTGCCAACTACCATGGCTAGTACAACTGAAGTGCCAACGACTACGGCTAGTACAACTGAAGTGCCAAATACCATGGCTAGTACAACTGAAGTGCCAACTACCATGGCTAGTACAACTGAAGTGCCAACTACCACGGCCAGCACAACTGAAGTGCCAACTACCATGGCTAGTACAACTGAAGTGCCAACTACCACGACTAGTACAATTGAAGTGCCAACTACCATGGCTAGTACAACTGAAGGGCCAACTACCACGGCTAGTACAACTGAAGTGCCAACTACCATGGCTAGTACAACTGAAGGGCCAACTACCACGGCTAGTACAACTGAAGTGCCAACTACCATGGCTAGTACAACTGAAGTGCCAACTACCACGGCTAGTACAACTGATCAACCAACTACCACCGCCACCACAACTACAACAGAAGTGCCAACTTCCACCACCAGTGCAACTACAATCGACTTGACAACAACCACAGCCAGCACAATTACAGCCGACGTGCCAACTACTATCAGTACAGCAACAACGGACGAGCCTTCCATCACTGCGAGTGCAACTACGACTGAAGTGCCAACCACCACTGCCAGTAAAACCACAACCGACCTGACATCAACTTCAGCCGACCTAGCAACTACCACTGCAAGTACAGCTACAACTGACGTGACATCTAGATCTACCATTGACACTGCAACAACAGCTGACCCGTCAGTCACTACTACACGTAGCCTGCCAAGTACTGTTGCCAGTACAGCTACTACAGCCCTGCCATCTACCATGACTGGTGCCACTACAGCAGACTTGCCCTCTGCCACCGCCAGTACGACTTCTGCGGATGGATCATCAGCAACAAGAGATGTAACCACTGGAGCAACTGGACTATCGACCATCACTGGGACAGCTGCTTCTGATGGAACATCTACAGCAGAAGATACGACTATTGTTGACACCACATCTACCGCCGCTGGTGTAACTACTACTGACGCCATGCTGCCTTCAGCTGCAACGCCCGCTGGCTTG GCGTCAAACTGTTCCGTCTGTAGTGCCAACAGCACCGCTGCTACAAATGATACATGCTTCATCGGACCGATGATGACGATGTCCAGGGTCTGTCCTGTTGGAGTCTGCATT ACCATCCTGCGGGAAGACACAAACGGCACCGTCATCATCTTTGAGCGGAAGTGCCACAGCGATGCCTGCACTGACGACAACAAAAATGGCGTCCTCTCCTACACTGCTGGCGGAGAGACAGAGTACCAGAAGTGCTGTGATGACGCCGCTAACTGCAACACCATCAGCTACAACGAGCTGAGAGGCACGGCGAACAGGGTGGTCACCAGCATGGCTGCCATCTTGTTCGGCGCCATCATACTTTTGGCTCTGTGA